From one Lycium ferocissimum isolate CSIRO_LF1 chromosome 7, AGI_CSIRO_Lferr_CH_V1, whole genome shotgun sequence genomic stretch:
- the LOC132065781 gene encoding exosome complex component RRP45A-like isoform X1: MEQRMGNTWRMTVNEKKFIESALESELRIDGRRPFDYRTLNIKFAREDGSSEVQLGQTHVMSFVTSQLVQPYRDRPNEGTLSVFTEFSPMADPSFEVGRPSESAVELGRIIDRGLRESRAVDTESLCVVAGKWVWSIRIDLHILDNGGNLVDAANIAALAALSTFRRPECTLGGDDGQEVIVHPPEVREPLPLTIHHLPIAVTFAFIGDENMVIDPTHYEEAVMGGRMSVTLNANGDVCAIQKAGGQGVMQSVVMQCLRIASVKAGDITSKIKTTVESYNTERALKMVKRHAPPSKAVDVNEPSQKAKQILEEQKLKSEECSVSQSDDMDVEQGRINKRTDKTLSFTSGPSSWDPYSEGVNTDELKAALASRGSSAVPMKLDNLGDNTRDETKSDEPLSDVNPVSSSTDSAGKEMAINREKTLQDAVKPKNKRKKKKSSNIAAA; the protein is encoded by the exons ATGGAGCAAAGAATGGGGAATACATGGAGAATGACAGTAAATGAGAAGAAGTTTATAGAATCTGCCTTAGAATCTGAACTCAGAATAGATGGTAGGCGTCCCTTTGATTATCGAACCCTCAACATCAAGTTTGCTAG AGAAGATGGTTCATCAGAAGTTCAACTGGGGCAAACTCATGTTATGAGTTTTGTTACGTCGCAACTAGTGCAACCTTATCGAGATCGGCCAAATGAAGGAACCCTTTCAGTATTTACTGAATTTTCCCCAATGGCGGATCCTTCATTTGAGGTAGGTCGTCCTTCAGAGTCCGCTGTGGAGTTAGGTCGCATAATTGACAGAGGGTTAAG GGAAAGCAGAGCTGTGGACACTGAATCACTCTGTGTTGTGGCTGGGAAGTGGGTTTGGTCAATTCGTATTGATCTCCATATTTTGGACAATGGAGG TAATCTTGTTGATGCTGCCAATATTGCTGCTTTAGCTGCACTTTCGACATTTCGGAGGCCTGAATGTACACTTGGAGGAGATGACGGCCAGGAAGTGATAGTGCATCCGCCTGag GTGAGGGAGCCACTTCCCTTGACCATACACCATCTACCTATAGCAGTAACTTTTGCATTTATTGGAGATGAGAATATG GTTATAGATCCAACACATTATGAAGAAGCCGTTATGGGAGGGAGAATGTCCGTCACCCTGAATGCAAATGGTGATGTCTGTGCAATTCAAAAAGCTGGAGGACAGGGTGTCATGCAAAGTGTTGTCATGCAGTGTCTTCGCATAGCATCAGTAAAGGCCGGAGATATAACTAGCAAAATTAAAACCACC GTTGAATCTTACAACACAGAGAGAGCTCTCAAAATGGTCAAGCGACATGCTCCTCCTAGTAAAGCCGTTGATGTCAATGAACCAAGTCAAAAG GCTAAGCAAATTTTGGAGGAGCAAAAATTGAAATCAGAAGAGTGCAGTGTTAGTCAGAGCGATGACATGGATGTTGAGCAGGGTAGAATCAACAAGAGAACTGATAAGACCCTGAGTTTCACAAGCGGGCCCTCCAGTTG GGATCCATATTCAGAGGGTGTCAACACAGATGAATTGAAAGCTGCTCTTGCTTCTCGTg GTTCATCAGCAGTGCCTATGAAACTAGATAATTTAGGTGATAATACTAGAGATGAAACAAAATCAGATGAACCACTTTCAGATGTTAATCCAGTATCTTCATCGACTGACTCCGCTGGAAAAGAAATGGCAATAAACAGAGAGAAGACTTTACAAGATGCTGTTAAGCCTAAGAATAAACGGAAAAAGAAGAAATCGTCTAATATTGCTGCAGCTTAG
- the LOC132065781 gene encoding exosome complex component RRP45A-like isoform X2 → MEQRMGNTWRMTVNEKKFIESALESELRIDGRRPFDYRTLNIKFAREDGSSEVQLGQTHVMSFVTSQLVQPYRDRPNEGTLSVFTEFSPMADPSFEVGRPSESAVELGRIIDRGLRESRAVDTESLCVVAGKWVWSIRIDLHILDNGGNLVDAANIAALAALSTFRRPECTLGGDDGQEVIVHPPEVREPLPLTIHHLPIAVTFAFIGDENMVIDPTHYEEAVMGGRMSVTLNANGDVCAIQKAGGQGVMQSVVMQCLRIASVKAGDITSKIKTTVESYNTERALKMVKRHAPPSKAVDVNEPSQKAKQILEEQKLKSEECSVSQSDDMDVEQGRINKRTDKTLSFTSGPSSWFISSAYETR, encoded by the exons ATGGAGCAAAGAATGGGGAATACATGGAGAATGACAGTAAATGAGAAGAAGTTTATAGAATCTGCCTTAGAATCTGAACTCAGAATAGATGGTAGGCGTCCCTTTGATTATCGAACCCTCAACATCAAGTTTGCTAG AGAAGATGGTTCATCAGAAGTTCAACTGGGGCAAACTCATGTTATGAGTTTTGTTACGTCGCAACTAGTGCAACCTTATCGAGATCGGCCAAATGAAGGAACCCTTTCAGTATTTACTGAATTTTCCCCAATGGCGGATCCTTCATTTGAGGTAGGTCGTCCTTCAGAGTCCGCTGTGGAGTTAGGTCGCATAATTGACAGAGGGTTAAG GGAAAGCAGAGCTGTGGACACTGAATCACTCTGTGTTGTGGCTGGGAAGTGGGTTTGGTCAATTCGTATTGATCTCCATATTTTGGACAATGGAGG TAATCTTGTTGATGCTGCCAATATTGCTGCTTTAGCTGCACTTTCGACATTTCGGAGGCCTGAATGTACACTTGGAGGAGATGACGGCCAGGAAGTGATAGTGCATCCGCCTGag GTGAGGGAGCCACTTCCCTTGACCATACACCATCTACCTATAGCAGTAACTTTTGCATTTATTGGAGATGAGAATATG GTTATAGATCCAACACATTATGAAGAAGCCGTTATGGGAGGGAGAATGTCCGTCACCCTGAATGCAAATGGTGATGTCTGTGCAATTCAAAAAGCTGGAGGACAGGGTGTCATGCAAAGTGTTGTCATGCAGTGTCTTCGCATAGCATCAGTAAAGGCCGGAGATATAACTAGCAAAATTAAAACCACC GTTGAATCTTACAACACAGAGAGAGCTCTCAAAATGGTCAAGCGACATGCTCCTCCTAGTAAAGCCGTTGATGTCAATGAACCAAGTCAAAAG GCTAAGCAAATTTTGGAGGAGCAAAAATTGAAATCAGAAGAGTGCAGTGTTAGTCAGAGCGATGACATGGATGTTGAGCAGGGTAGAATCAACAAGAGAACTGATAAGACCCTGAGTTTCACAAGCGGGCCCTCCAGTTG GTTCATCAGCAGTGCCTATGAAACTAGATAA